ctttattgcttattgttcaaatttgattttgattctctactctccctttttgacagcatcaattaagattctctactcttccttttaaggaatcttgaaaggataaattttctttagcatcaattaagatcttaagggattttgaggatagagaaaagaaaagaaagatgacaaaaaagatatattttctttactcctcctttttgataccatattttacttttttagcccccttctttgattgcttatttctctactcccctcaagatagcaaacataaaggatatatcaacttgctcatctagaagatattacaaTTCACAATATTTCTCagtactaatatgagttatttttcatatctcataattaaaataattcaatttgatcatattcatagacattcattgaaagtcaaagcacgcgcgcacacacacacacacacacacacacacatatatatatatatatattcaaagtgactgaatacacatgagtcaactcaaaatacaaaagtcatggatagaaactatccaagagttaattagccaacaaatacaggcccataagatagatcctagacaagagacaaactaatctagatctaatagatgtcatggctagagggatcaaaatctgaagaatcagagatagggtgaggagatgtaggatcaagtccacggacacgacctcgaccgcgtctgcctcgaccacgggtagaGGTATCAGTAGAGTAGAGAGGTGAGAGGATCCTAGAGTTGAGAAGCTACGGCTGtgctataagagaaagtctgatggtgtccaaaagatccaaggctctcgatacagactgcatcagagcactgaactgagtagaagcattctcactggagcccctgatctatctcctcaagaagtcaaaaccactctctaagactcctcgaagtctagccacctctgcagttaggtctgagacgtctgtgatgtcctcatgcggctggggataggttaaagctaatacttgcccctgaaatctaatactctgcctgtcaatctcaaaatatatcccttaagctgctcaatacgtaccgactgagcagtgagcatctgaaaaataatagaaatgtgagagatcagagtctggtctgagtcatcctgggatgtcgatctctgtgcaaagactgaagtgacaaactgctgagatagaatggaggcaacatgctaggacatcatctcaatctgatcatctgctagtctaaactctgaaggatgtgcctgctctctgactgtggaactgaagcatgcctcctcatagactctgaaggaccagcctcgtgatcagatatgaactgaatatctgaggatactctgtgatcacgaagaggtaagatggtccctcctctacTCTATCCTCCGCTCTCTCCTCAATACCCTTTATCCAACCGCCgtcagtcttagagaaacccatgcgatgcagtgtgtggtggttgatggtgtcggaatgggatagtctagcaactgcctcccctcaaaactgattgcgaaccttctaaaaactaaggtgagtgccataccaaaaggcaagtgagccttagatttattcagggtttccctcatggcctcaaacatcaatgctggaaggttcaggagGATTtggatgatcacatggtacataatgcaaatgtccctaccagatagaagatCGTGTCTAcgactcctagggacaaacagtttggttatcaagtgatgtaacagcctcatctcaacagaaagaatttttgcttccaatttatttagacttccaatatagattctccctaagataacattaattccttcttctttaatagggagctccatattggtatagccttcataaGGCAATACAGTATCTGTCCtaaatgtactggatcaagaataatatcaataccttttactgtagatttcaccgttccattgctatagctcaaatttaagtaaaattttttgactagatcgacataagtttttttctttaaagagcagtaaaattttcatccttgatacttaatctttgatccaatagtgaacccttctttttcaaaaaacttaaaattgatatttttctcggatttcacttttcgatcaaagagaggtaccttgcttgggctgttGGGGACTGAGTAGAAGTTGAAGCAGGACCTGAAGCAGGGATGGAGCAGAGAGGGCTCGgatgctaatctctttctgcacaCTGTCTTCCAACCCGGAATGAattttcttctttgcggtagcttcgttttgggagccattaggtcaagagagacttaaaggagcttaggagactaaatgtgaggcaagaggaaaggattttggaagaaaaaagatAAGGATTTGAGTAGTTAAATCActagtttggagaagaggggatgattctagggcaagctcgaaccgccccaaatgaggaagggagaggagaggaagttggttccttaacggtaatttgaggagtgaaaatcgatgggaggagatatttgagagaaatctttggtttgagggaaagagatggagagcttttggttcgatgagaggaagaagatgaagggctgagtcggctcaatgaAAAACTCCCAATAAGAATAGAGCGCCcaaagggttttgacaaaattgcaagattatcctagggtcgaccttgggggtcgactcatggcacagaaaaattcaaaagaatgatgggataatttcaaaaaaaaaattaaaactctgagagaaggatgtttacccaaatattgatcatgtgaatgatagttttgagcttttgagctcttaagaaaaataagaattgagctcaatagatttggttcaataaatttttggcattaagaatttggaatcagggagatacttaagctgatggatcaaggattcctagttctctcctaatttcacaaaatctatcttcacttaaggccttagtaaagatgtcagccaattattttttagtacaaacataatcaagaattatatctttattttggatatattctcttatgaaatgatgcctaatttcaatatgttttgatctagaatgctgaattgaatttttagttagatttatagtactggtgttatcacatcttatgggagtttcattgagtttgatgccaaagtcttcaagttgttgcttaatccacaagatttgagtacaacaactacTGGCTGTAATGTATTTGCCCTCGGCTTTAGACAGTGCTACCAAGTTTTGCTTTTCGCTAAACcaaaagattaagttaactccaaaaaattgacaagttctactagtactttttctatgtaatctacatccagcaaaatcggcatctgaatatcctatcaagtcaattgatgagtccttagaataccatagtcctagagtttgtgtaccacttaaatatctaaggattcttttaactgcattcaagtgagattctttcagatttgattgaaagcgagcacaaagacaaacactaaacataatatctgatctaccagcagttaaatacaatagagaatcaatcatacctctataaaattttaagtctacatttttacctccttcatccttgtcaagcttacatgataggctcatgggtgtaccaattgctttgaagttcttcattccaaatcttttgagtagttctcttgtgtacttgctttgggtgatggagattctttcctttgtttgtttgatttggagttgagaaagaatgtaagttctcccatcatgctcatctcgaactcctctaCAGGAGCttaacaaaatcttgacaaagagtttcattagtagacccaaaaataatgtcatcaacatatatttgtataactaatatatcattttgatttcttttaatgaaaaaggttgtgtctatattttctcttaaaaaattattattaagcaaaaatttacttagcctttcataccaagcctaggtgcttgtttcaaaccatataatactttatttaatttaaaaatatgattaggaaaacatgattttcaaaacctggaggttgttctacataaacttttttagcaatatatccatttagaaaaaattttgatatccatttggaataacttaaaattcataaagcaagcatatgcaagtagaagtctaattgcttctaacctagcaacaggtgcaaagatctcatcaaaatcaatttcttcttcttgattataaccttttgtaactaatctcactttatttcttatcacatttctatgttcatccaatttattcctatataccattTTATgtcaattattaaataatttttaggtcttaaattaaagtccatatattatttctttcaaattgattaagttcttcttgcattgcatttatccaattataatttttttcaacttcatctatggttttaggttcaagatgagagacaaagcaaaatgattgaatgcatctctaagtgaagagcgagttcttacaccatgtataggatcaccaatgattagttccttggggtgattgtgatcatacctccattctttaggtagatcatttgtacctagagattgttcttgttgttcttcaccttcctcatcctgtttgtcttcatgttcttcatcatcttgaatggttgagtcttttagagtgatctccttcatcccttctataagaggatctgcatcatcaataccttcattcttccttgaaggaagatcgttagtttcatcaaaaataacatgtattgactcctctactattaaagttcttttgttgaaaattctaaaagctttgctagaagaggagtaaccaagaaaaatcgcttcatcggattttgcattaaatttttttagtctttttttactattgttcaaaataaaacatcgacaaccaaaaatatgaaaataagcagtgtttggttttctttctttccaaagctcataaggagttttttttaaattgatctaattaaagcatgatttaatatgaatataccgtgttaattgcttccacccaaaaatatcttggaaggttgctttcacatagtatggtacgggccatttcttcaagagttctattttttctttctactaccccattttgttggggtgtcctaggtgctgaaaaattatggtcaatacctttttcatcataaaattttttaaaatcttgattttcaaattcgattccatgatcacttcaaatattttgaattaaaaaactttttttatttgtgacttttcgataaaattttgagaaaacatgaaaagtttaatccttatgtgctaagaagaagacccatgtaaaatgaaaaaaattatcaataattataaaattatatcattttcactagactagtagttctagtgggtccaaataaatccatgtgcaatagttctaatggcctagaagttgaaataatatttttagatttgaatgagactcgtgtttgtttatccatttggcatgcatcacaaattctatcattttcaaaattcaatttgggtaagccgataatcaatttctttttaataagttttgaaagtgaatgcttgctaatatgtgcaagtttatgatgccaaagccaactagtctcatcaaTCTTGATATTCAatactactaggcattgcatgtttattttgaaaagatcattcaaatctaccatataaatattaccatgtctatacccaacaaatttaatgcttcattaataggactagttacaatgcaaaatgaagattcaaaaatgactttgtattgttgctccttagattgattttgatgattacaaagcagttgaaggggtactaatgtttctcacttgaaaaagactttttgctcttcaggggtaaaattataattttaccaaaaccctgatttgaaagtatcaaatgatagaacaaaagacttgtgatccaatggtgaaaattttattgattttggacctgtattttgaaagatatgcatgattgaaaatcatgagtcgacccatgagtcgactcatggcacatgagagactggcacgctgaaatttctggccgacacagacttggcacatcctgtgagtcgacccatgagtcgacccccaaggcatgagtcgacccatgagtcgacctctgcgggttttaagccagttttacagaacctgcatcccgttcgattctgtgatgattttccacagaggtcgacccatgagtcgacccccaggcatgagtcgactcatgagtcgacccctgtgacaggatttctccgcaacgactagtttttaacccattttaaatacttttaatgctcatttaatgtggtctaacggctctttttcagtctagaatgatttttcactattttttaaagctataaaagggacaaaaaggtgggaatcaagaagaagaatcaagaagagagattttgaaaaaggaatttcaagcaaacttttcagccctaagcaaaagctcactcaaagcattcaagaagcctttgatccaagctcaccaactcctcaagtgcacattctagtctccaaccaccttgaggaaataaaaagggtcttcttcttcttgagtaaagagtatttaaagtctcatacgctcattaaaggagctttctttgtgcttactttgctattcattgttatactttgtttgtgttatttttttgttttggaaggattccaaaaaagggaaggttgatccgaacctagaatcggagtgtattgggttggcttgtatccgaaaaataagtggtctagcttgggatagctagagtcagagttttcgacgtttgtattcgggttgaatacaagattagtggattgaaattcccaagtaggagcttgggagtggatgtaggtgcaaggttgcaccgaaccactataaatctttttgtttgtggtgtgtctaattgctcttctttaactcttcattattctcttacattcttgctcttagccattagtcttgaattaattttactctccatatttatttagctttgtcaaacatttctcataagtcataagttaagcctaaaatttttagaaacccaattcacccccctcttgggttgcatagctgggcaacaagtggtatcagagctcggtgctctagcctactttgatctaaacaatcaaagagccaaagatctatggcaactcaagtcggcacttctctagccgagggcaatccaccaaccgacctcactttttaatgggtctaattacacctattggaaagctcggatgaaaatattcattcaagcactcgactatgatatgtggagtatcatagtgaacggtcctcacacacccactaaaattatagatggagtggaatcaaccaaacccaagaaagaatgggatgaggttgataagaaaatggcccaattaaatgctaaagcaatgaatgttctttattgtgctcttgatgctaacgaatttaatcgcatttctacttgctcatctgctaaagaaatatgggatagttagaagtaacccatgaaggaaccaatcaagtaaaggagtctaaaattaacatgcttgtgcataaatatgaattgtttaaaatagagcatgatgagtccataactgaaatatttactcgctttactgatattataaatggtttaaagagtcttggtaagtcctatactaacagtgagcttgtaagaaagattctcaggtccttaccaagaacttgggaagccaaagtgaccgccatccaagaacccaaggacttgaacattctacccttggaagagcttcttggatcattgatgactcatgagctaagcatgaagcaacatcaagaggaagaagtcaaaaagaaaagaataattgcctcaaatccacagctccaccagatgaagaaactgatgacactgaagatgaagaacaggatgaagagatggcactcattacccgaagattcaaaaatttttgagaaaaagaaacaaggatgaggaagaggccattcacaaaaggaaacagagcaaagaaaaagagaaagaccaaccccttatctgctacgaatgcaagaagccgggacacttcaaatccgaatgcccacaactgaagaagggtccaagaagtacaagaagaaggccatgatggccacttagagtgcgagtgatgactcaagctccgaagaggaaaactcaaccgaacaagccaacctgtgccttatggcacacgaaaatgaggtaattttgaaactcctagtgactttacatttgaagaattacatgaagctttttatgatttagttgatgaattaaagaaactagggatgaagaacaaagatctaaaattgaaaaatcaatcttattgaaacaaaatgaaaatatttcaattgaaaaatccaccctgcttcaagaaaatcaaagtttaaagaatgaaattgccaagttaaaaccattagttgaaaaattcaccttgagttcaaataaacttaatatgattcttgaaaatcaaaaggccgtgtatgataaggctggacttggctataaccccttgaagaaacaaaaatatctgaaaaatatttatgtaaactctttaagtaacaagtcttctaatattacttgcttcaaatgtggtagagtaggacataagtcatacacttgcttctctatcaagtctgcaaattcaaatataaagaaaatatgggttccaaaaggaaccattataactaaccaaaaaggacccaagaaagcttgggtacctaaaacaaaaacttgacttttgcttgcaggtgtgtctagcatcccaaggaggaaacaggaaatgtatcttgacagtggatgctcgagacacatgactggtgatgaatcccaattcatcactcttgatgctaagaatagagggatggtcacctttggagacaatggcaaaggaaagatcatcggtataggtaacattggtatcactccctccaaatatattgaaaatattttgttagtagatggtttaaagcataatttactaagcattagtcaattttgtgataaagatataaagttatttttgaatcgtctgtttgcattgtaactagtcctattaatgatggcattaaatttattggacatagatatggtaatgtttatatggtagatttaaatgatttagccaaaataaacatgcaatgcctagtatccttgaatgctaaaattaatgagactagttggctttggcatcgcagacttgcacacattagcatgcattctctttcaaaattaattaagaaagaattagttcttggtttgccaaaattgaattttgaaaaggatagaatttgtgatgcatgccaactaggtaaacaaacaagagtttcatttaaatccaaaaatattatttcaacctctagaccttagagcttttgcatatggacttatttggacctactagaaccactagtctaggaggaaaatgatatgattttataattatagctgattactctcgttttacttgaattttctttttggcacacaaagatgaaacttttcatgttttcactaaattttaccgaaaagtcactaatgagaaaggattttcaattcaaaatattcgaagtgatcatggaactgaatttgaaaatcaagactttgaaaattttatgatgaaaaggaatggccataacttctctgcacctaggacaccccaacaaaatggggtagtagaaagaaaaaatagaatcttataagaaatggcccgtaccatgctatgtgaaagcaaccttccaagatatttttggatggaagcaattaacacagcatgatacattttaaatcgtgctttgattagacaaattttaaagaaaacctcctatgagctttggaaagaaagaaaacctaatattgcatattttcatatttttggttgccgatgttttgNNNNNNNNNNNNNNNNNNNNNNNNNNNNNNNNNNNNNNNNNNNNNNNNNNNNNNNNNNNNNNNNNNNNNNNNNNNNNNNNNNNNNNNNNNNNNNNNNNNNaaaaacttttttcattagtaattcttcgataaaattttgagaacacatgaaaaatttcatccttatgtatcgaaaaaaaaatctatgtaaaataagagaaatcatcaataattacaaagctatatcatttttcacctaaattagtagttctagtgggtccaaataaatccatgtgcaataatcctaatggcctagaagttgaaacaatatttttagatttgaataaaactttttttgtttacctagttggcatgcatcacaaattctatccttttcaaagttcaatttaggtaaaccgataatcaattcctttttaataagttttgaaagtgaatctatgctaatatgtgcaacctacggtgccaaagccaactatctcattaattttgacattcaagACTACAAGGCATTGCAAATTTATcttgaaagatcattcaaatctatcatataaatattaccacgtctatacccaacaaatttaatgccttcatcattggactagttactatgcataatgaagattcaaaaataactttgtactctttgtcacaaaattgactaatgcttaatagattatgtttcaaaccatctactaataaaatcttttcaatatacttggaggagtgataccaatgttacctatcccgatgatctttcctttgctattatcttcaaaggtgaccatccctcatcttttgcatcaagtgtgatgaattgaaattcatcaccgatcatgtgtcttgagcacccgctatcataataccattttcgatttgttccttgggatgcaagacacacctacatgcaaaaatcaagctttcactttaggtacccaaatttttttgggtccactttggttagtcacaatggttccttttggaatccatattttcttcacattagaattttttgatttgctaGAGAAgcatgtataggatttgtgtcctactttactatatttaaagtaagtaatatttaaaaacttgtgCTTGATGAGTTtacaagatatttttcaaaatttttatttttttaaaggttgtattcaagaccgactttatcataaacggtcttttgattatcaagtatcattgaagtttatttgaacttagagtgaacttttctatcataggttttaacttagcaatttcatttttcaagttcagatttttttatatcaagatcaattttttatttgaaataatctcattttcttttagtaaagattgattctttgatttcaattctttgttctttactcttaacttctttagatcatcaactagatcataaaatgcttttgaagttcttcaaagataaagtcactaggagtttcagcgtttacctcatttttacgtgcataaggtacaagttgcttgttcatgtgaatcttcttcttcggagcttgactcatcactacaCTCCATGTAGCTACCATacctttttcttatacttcttggggtcCTTCTTAAGTTTGGATATTCAGACCTAAAGTGTCCCGACTTTTtatattcataataaataagAGGCTGCTCCTtatcttctccttgctatgctctccttttgtaggtggcctcttcctcatctttgttttcttttcttcataaatcttttaaactttctagtaacgAGGGCTATTTCtttatcttgctcttcattttctgttttaTCAGATTCCTCAttgagttgagcagtggatttgaggcgATTGTcttttcttcttgacatcttcttcttgatgttgtttcatgcttagctcgtgtgtcattagcaatcctagaagctcctccaaggataagacaTTCAGATttttggcttcttagattgcggtcactttaGCCTCCCAAATCCTTGGTAACAAGATCGCTATTagagtaagacttatcaagactttttagaccattaataatattcgtaaagcgagtaaatatttcattattgatttatcatgcttcattttaaagagttcatatttgtgcacaagcatgttgatttttgatttcttaacttgattagtgccttcatgtgttacttctaacctatcccatatttttttagctgacatgcatgttgaaatgcaattaactcattagcatctaaagcacaatatagaacattcatggctttggcattgagttgagccattttcttgtcaacctcatcccattctctttcgggtttggttgattctacaccatcaatttttttatggtGTGTGTggtcatttactatgatactccatatatatagtcaagtgcttgaataaagattttcatccgagccttccaataggtgtagtttgatctattgaaaagtggaggtcggtttgtggactgctcctcggctagtgaagcaccaacttgagttgccatagatctttagctctttgatggttaaatcaaagtaggcttagagcaccatgctctgataccacttgttgtccagctatgcaaccaagagcggggatgaattggatttttaaaattttaaagttaatttagaaccacaaggattaagtaataataaataagttatgtgtagtaagtgatttaagctaagtgtagaaatgagatgcaagaatgtaagaaaataaaaaaatttagatagagagcaagtatacACAcatcaaacaaaaagatttatagtgattcggtgccaaccttgtacctacatccactcccaagctctacttgagaatttaaatccactaaatcatatttaacaagaatacaatgtcggtacctctgactctagctatcccaaactagaacacttatttttcgagtataagccaacccaatacaatctgattcaaggttcggatcaacctatccaaattttggaaccctttcaaaactaaaaatcaaaCAAAAGTAGAGTAAGAGAGTTAATgacaagaaatacaagtttagctcctttaatgaacaAATAAAaccttaaatacactttacacaataaggaagaagTTTTTCTgtttttctcaaggttgttgaagacttgaatgagctc
The sequence above is a segment of the Elaeis guineensis isolate ETL-2024a chromosome 7, EG11, whole genome shotgun sequence genome. Coding sequences within it:
- the LOC140859315 gene encoding secreted RxLR effector protein 161-like, which translates into the protein MKNFKAIGTPMSLSCKLDKDEGGKNVDLKFYRGMIDSLLYLTAGRSDIMFSVCLCARFQSNLKESHLNAVKRILRYLSGTQTLGLWYSKDSSIDLIGYSDADFAGCRLHRKSTSRTCQFFGVNLIFWFSEKQNLVALSKAEGKYITASSCCTQILWIKQQLEDFGIKLNETPIRSLIIKYISWEANIATDWIAVFVVEHPEDTL